Proteins encoded in a region of the Magallana gigas chromosome 8, xbMagGiga1.1, whole genome shotgun sequence genome:
- the LOC105333480 gene encoding peptide methionine sulfoxide reductase MsrB isoform X2 has product MNALTFDLVLIISWMNILHAVTSAKRETAPQIRKLKSSCGGGSDCPVSFPKAELKKRLTPIEYHVTQERGTEKAFSGKYVSNKEEGVYTCVVCGNQLFSSDTKYDSKSGWPAFYDVVSKKHITVKDDMSHGIARVEAKCADCNSHIGHVFDDGPKPTGLRFCVNSASLDFKKQTTV; this is encoded by the exons ATGAATGCACTGACCTTTGACCTGGTTTTGATCATCTCCTGGATGAATATCCTTCATGCAGTAACCTCGGCCAAGCGGGAAACTGCTCCGCAGATCAGGAAGTTGAAATCCTCATGTGGCGGAGGGTCTGATTGCCCGGTCAGCTTCCCCAAGGCTGAGCTGAAGAAACGCCTCACCCCCATTGAGTACCATGTGACTCAGGAGCGAGGAACTGAAAA GGCGTTTTCCGGTAAATATGTAAGCAACAAAGAGGAGGGGGTGTACACATGTGTGGTGTGTGGAAATCAGCTGTTCTCTTCAGACACAAAGTACGACTCCAAGTCTGGCTGGCCCGCCTTCTATGACGTCGTCAGTAAAAAGCACATCACTGTCAAAGATGACATGTCTCATG GAATTGCACGGGTGGAGGCCAAATGCGCTGACTGTAACTCACACATAGGTCATGTATTTGACGATGGCCCGAAGCCCACCGGGCTGAGATTCTGTGTCAACTCGGCCTCCTTAGACTTCAAGAAACAGACCACTGTGTGA
- the LOC105333480 gene encoding peptide methionine sulfoxide reductase MsrB isoform X1 codes for MNALTFDLVLIISWMNILHAVTSAKRETAPQIRKLKSSCGGGSDCPVSFPKAELKKRLTPIEYHVTQERGTEKAFSGKYVSNKEEGVYTCVVCGNQLFSSDTKYDSKSGWPAFYDVVSKKHITVKDDMSHGMRRREVVCSKCGAHLGHVFDDGPNPTGLRYCINSAALLFQSKSEIKFKSEL; via the exons ATGAATGCACTGACCTTTGACCTGGTTTTGATCATCTCCTGGATGAATATCCTTCATGCAGTAACCTCGGCCAAGCGGGAAACTGCTCCGCAGATCAGGAAGTTGAAATCCTCATGTGGCGGAGGGTCTGATTGCCCGGTCAGCTTCCCCAAGGCTGAGCTGAAGAAACGCCTCACCCCCATTGAGTACCATGTGACTCAGGAGCGAGGAACTGAAAA GGCGTTTTCCGGTAAATATGTAAGCAACAAAGAGGAGGGGGTGTACACATGTGTGGTGTGTGGAAATCAGCTGTTCTCTTCAGACACAAAGTACGACTCCAAGTCTGGCTGGCCCGCCTTCTATGACGTCGTCAGTAAAAAGCACATCACTGTCAAAGATGACATGTCTCATG GAATGAGAAGAAGGGAGGTGGTCTGTTCAAAGTGTGGGGCCCATTTAGGGCATGTTTTTGATGATGGTCCGAATCCAACAGGGTTGCGTTACTGCATCAATTCTGCAGCTCTTCTTTTCCAATCCAAATCAGAGATCAAATTCAAATCTGAACTGTGA
- the LOC105333499 gene encoding uncharacterized protein, whose product MNIIYLVLHLLLTGTAAEVRDFASQVHYENVIPRDPGLMVFSNSPSRVFCGALCSTYKTFCKTFLYDQVTKHCFLWDKTFEDSCATDIMPSTGIQAYGFNFIGSCTQQGFYISYDGRMCFKYFYSSTPLPKETVLANCQQYGAELLLLDTPQRRNYFLQTRTQSEANGHVGLSDIKEEGAVVWDNGCPLDGNTTMNMFDNEDDRYGCPAANCMAAVSQTGTLIFEDFCCDSIKHWYCAIHF is encoded by the exons ATGAACATCATTTATCTGGTATTACACTTGCTTCTGACAg GTACTGCCGCAGAAGTGAGAGATTTCGCAAGTCAAGTCCATTACGAGAACGTGATTCCGCGAGACCCAGGCCTGATGGTATTCTCCAATAGTCCCAGCCGTGTTTTCTGTGGAGCTCTTTGTTCCACATACAAAACATTCTGCAAAACATTCTTATATgaccaggttacaaagcattgTTTTCTGTGGGATAAAACTTTTGAAGATTCGTGTGCAACTGACATCATGCCTTCCACCGGGATCCAAGCATACGGTTTCAACTTCATTG gtAGTTGTACACAGCAAGGTTTCTACATAAGCTACGATGGCAGAATGTGCTTCAAGTACTTTTACAGCAGTACTCCACTCCCTAAAGAAACAGTCCTGGCAAATTGCCAACAGTATGGAGCCGAACTGCTTTTACTGGATACTCCACAGAGAAGAAATTACTTCCTACAAACGA GAACGCAATCAGAGGCAAATGGTCACGTGGGTCTGAGTGACATCAAAGAAGAGGGTGCGGTGGTGTGGGATAACGGATGTCCGCTAGATGGCAATACAACAATGAACATGTTCGATAATGAAGATGACCGATATGGCTGCCCTGCCGCCAATTGTATGGCCGCAGTGTCACAAACTGGGACATTGATATTTGAAGACTTCTGTTGTGACTCCATCAAGCACTGGTATTGTGCTATTCACTTTTAA